Proteins encoded by one window of Nicotiana tabacum cultivar K326 chromosome 10, ASM71507v2, whole genome shotgun sequence:
- the LOC107820827 gene encoding nucleobase-ascorbate transporter 1 isoform X1, whose amino-acid sequence MADIAHPPMEQLQDLEYCIDSNPPWPETVLLAFQNYILVLGTSVMIPSWLVPLMGGSDGDKARVIQTLLFVAGINTLLQALFGTRLPAVVGGSFAYVIPIVYIISDSHLQRISEPHVRFVHTMRAIQGALIVASSIQIVLGYSQVWGLFSRFFSPLGMAPVVGLVGLGLFQRGFPALGNCIEIGLPMLLLVIGLSQYLKNVKPLRDFPIFERFPVLICVTIIWIYSIILTASGAYRDKSNKTQHNCRTDRANLISTAPWFIFPYPLQWGPPTFAAGHSFAMMSAVLVSMVESTGAYMAASRLAIATPPPAYVLSRGIGWQGIGVLLDGLFGTGTGSTVSVENVGLLGLTRVGSRRVVQISAGFMIFFSMLGKFGAVFASIPFPIYAALYCVLFGLVGSVGLSFLQFTNLNCMRNLIITGLSLFLGISIPQFFNEYWYPARHGLVNTHAGWFNAIVNTIFTSPPMVGLIVAVFLDNTLEVEKAKKDRGMPWWVKFRTFRGDNRNEEFYTLPFNLNRFFPPT is encoded by the exons ATGGCTGACATTGCTCATCCTCCTATGGAACAACTTCAAGACCTTGAGTACTGCATTGACTCCAATCCTCCTTGGC CGGAAACCGTCTTGTTAGCCTTTCAAAATTACATATTAGTGCTTGGCACAAGTGTGATGATCCCCTCTTGGCTTGTACCCTTAATGGGTGGATCAGAT GGTGATAAGGCGAGGGTTATACAAACTCTGCTCTTTGTGGCTGGAATAAATACTCTTCTCCAAGCATTGTTTGGAACTAGGTTGCCAGCTGTTGTTGGAGGTTCATTTGCATATGTTATTCCTATCGTCTATATAATTAGCGACTCACATCTTCAACGAATTAGTGAGCCACATGTA AGATTTGTACATACAATGCGAGCCATTCAAGGAGCATTAATTGTTGCATCTAGCATTCAAATTGTTTTGGGATACAGCCAAGTTTGGGGGCTTTTCTCACG CTTCTTCAGTCCCCTAGGGATGGCACCCGTTGTGGGATTAGttggtttgggcctatttcaGCGAGGATTTCCTGCA CTAGGGAATTGCATTGAAATTGGGCTTCCAATGCTGTTGTTGGTGATTGGCTTATCACAA TATCTAAAGAATGTTAAACCACTGAGGGATTTTCCAATTTTCGAGCGGTTTCCTGTTTTGATTTGTGTTACCATTATCTGGATATATTCCATTATTCTGACGGCTAGTGGGGCTTACCGTGACAAATCAAATAAAACTCAGCATAATTGCCGCACTGATAGAGCAAATCTCATATCTACTGCTCCATG GTTCATTTTCCCGTATCCTCTGCAGTGGGGCCCTCCTACTTTTGCAGCAGGGCATTCTTTTGCTATGATGTCTGCAGTTCTTGTGTCAATGGTTGAG TCAACCGGAGCTTATATGGCAGCATCTCGTCTGGCAATTGCCACTCCACCTCCTGCCTATGTACTAAGCCGTGGCATTGGATGGCAG GGAATAGGCGTTTTGCTTGATGGACTTTTCGGAACAGGCACTGGTTCCACTGTTTCTGT GGAAAATGTGGGACTTCTTGGATTGACTCGAGTTGGAAGTCGAAGAGTCGTTCAGATTTCTGCTGGTTTTATGATATTCTTCTCTATGCTTG GGAAATTTGGTGCTGTTTTTGCATCAATACCTTTCCCAATATACGCTGCACTATACTGTGTTCTGTTTGGCCTTGTAG GCTCAGTTGGATTATCATTTCTTCAATTCACAAATTTGAACTGTATGAGGAATCTCATAATAACAGGTCTTTCACTTTTCCTTGGGATATCAATACCACAATTTTTCAATGAGTATTGGTATCCAGCTCGTCATGGTCTTGTTAACACCCACGCAGGATGG TTCAATGCAATTGTTAACACCATATTCACGTCGCCTCCAATGGTGGGACTAATAGTTGCGGTGTTTCTTGACAACACATTGGAAGTGGAGAAAGCAAAGAAAGACCGAGGCATGCCATGGTGGGTGAAGTTCAGAACTTTCAGAGGTGATAACCGAAATGAAGAGTTCTATACGTTGCCATTCAATCTCAATCGATTCTTTCCACCTACGTAG
- the LOC107820827 gene encoding nucleobase-ascorbate transporter 1 isoform X2: MIPSWLVPLMGGSDGDKARVIQTLLFVAGINTLLQALFGTRLPAVVGGSFAYVIPIVYIISDSHLQRISEPHVRFVHTMRAIQGALIVASSIQIVLGYSQVWGLFSRFFSPLGMAPVVGLVGLGLFQRGFPALGNCIEIGLPMLLLVIGLSQYLKNVKPLRDFPIFERFPVLICVTIIWIYSIILTASGAYRDKSNKTQHNCRTDRANLISTAPWFIFPYPLQWGPPTFAAGHSFAMMSAVLVSMVESTGAYMAASRLAIATPPPAYVLSRGIGWQGIGVLLDGLFGTGTGSTVSVENVGLLGLTRVGSRRVVQISAGFMIFFSMLGKFGAVFASIPFPIYAALYCVLFGLVGSVGLSFLQFTNLNCMRNLIITGLSLFLGISIPQFFNEYWYPARHGLVNTHAGWFNAIVNTIFTSPPMVGLIVAVFLDNTLEVEKAKKDRGMPWWVKFRTFRGDNRNEEFYTLPFNLNRFFPPT, encoded by the exons ATGATCCCCTCTTGGCTTGTACCCTTAATGGGTGGATCAGAT GGTGATAAGGCGAGGGTTATACAAACTCTGCTCTTTGTGGCTGGAATAAATACTCTTCTCCAAGCATTGTTTGGAACTAGGTTGCCAGCTGTTGTTGGAGGTTCATTTGCATATGTTATTCCTATCGTCTATATAATTAGCGACTCACATCTTCAACGAATTAGTGAGCCACATGTA AGATTTGTACATACAATGCGAGCCATTCAAGGAGCATTAATTGTTGCATCTAGCATTCAAATTGTTTTGGGATACAGCCAAGTTTGGGGGCTTTTCTCACG CTTCTTCAGTCCCCTAGGGATGGCACCCGTTGTGGGATTAGttggtttgggcctatttcaGCGAGGATTTCCTGCA CTAGGGAATTGCATTGAAATTGGGCTTCCAATGCTGTTGTTGGTGATTGGCTTATCACAA TATCTAAAGAATGTTAAACCACTGAGGGATTTTCCAATTTTCGAGCGGTTTCCTGTTTTGATTTGTGTTACCATTATCTGGATATATTCCATTATTCTGACGGCTAGTGGGGCTTACCGTGACAAATCAAATAAAACTCAGCATAATTGCCGCACTGATAGAGCAAATCTCATATCTACTGCTCCATG GTTCATTTTCCCGTATCCTCTGCAGTGGGGCCCTCCTACTTTTGCAGCAGGGCATTCTTTTGCTATGATGTCTGCAGTTCTTGTGTCAATGGTTGAG TCAACCGGAGCTTATATGGCAGCATCTCGTCTGGCAATTGCCACTCCACCTCCTGCCTATGTACTAAGCCGTGGCATTGGATGGCAG GGAATAGGCGTTTTGCTTGATGGACTTTTCGGAACAGGCACTGGTTCCACTGTTTCTGT GGAAAATGTGGGACTTCTTGGATTGACTCGAGTTGGAAGTCGAAGAGTCGTTCAGATTTCTGCTGGTTTTATGATATTCTTCTCTATGCTTG GGAAATTTGGTGCTGTTTTTGCATCAATACCTTTCCCAATATACGCTGCACTATACTGTGTTCTGTTTGGCCTTGTAG GCTCAGTTGGATTATCATTTCTTCAATTCACAAATTTGAACTGTATGAGGAATCTCATAATAACAGGTCTTTCACTTTTCCTTGGGATATCAATACCACAATTTTTCAATGAGTATTGGTATCCAGCTCGTCATGGTCTTGTTAACACCCACGCAGGATGG TTCAATGCAATTGTTAACACCATATTCACGTCGCCTCCAATGGTGGGACTAATAGTTGCGGTGTTTCTTGACAACACATTGGAAGTGGAGAAAGCAAAGAAAGACCGAGGCATGCCATGGTGGGTGAAGTTCAGAACTTTCAGAGGTGATAACCGAAATGAAGAGTTCTATACGTTGCCATTCAATCTCAATCGATTCTTTCCACCTACGTAG